The Pseudomonas kermanshahensis genome includes a window with the following:
- a CDS encoding LysR family transcriptional regulator yields MLPPLSSMASRLRLRQLRLLISLDELGSIHKAAEAMSITQPGATKALNEIESTLGAVLFERTSKGLEANDLGRCVLRYARLISNDLAHLREEMLGILQGHGGRLSVGTIMGAVPILVEGLARLRESQPDLSVSVVEDTSDRLLNLLDQGRLDVVICRTSVSPRPAAYDSVPKHQEQLVLVANPAHALAGSETLNLAQLASSRWVVFPVNMPMRLTLEREFREAGLSFPQYPIETSSTFTTLSMLLQDPGLLAVMPWDVAKVALDHGMLVRLPLQLKSRSEPYEVVTRKGVELSRPAQMLVSILMA; encoded by the coding sequence GTTGCGGTTATTGATCAGCCTGGATGAGCTGGGCTCGATTCATAAAGCGGCCGAGGCCATGTCGATCACCCAACCGGGGGCGACAAAAGCCCTCAACGAGATTGAATCGACCCTGGGCGCGGTGCTGTTCGAGCGCACCAGCAAGGGCCTCGAGGCCAATGACCTGGGCCGTTGCGTGCTGCGCTACGCGCGCCTGATCAGTAACGACCTGGCACACCTGCGTGAAGAGATGCTGGGTATTCTGCAGGGCCATGGGGGGCGTTTGTCGGTCGGCACGATCATGGGGGCGGTGCCGATATTGGTGGAGGGGTTGGCGCGCCTGCGTGAAAGCCAGCCAGACCTGTCGGTGTCGGTAGTTGAGGACACCAGCGACCGCCTGCTCAACCTGCTCGACCAGGGCCGCCTGGACGTGGTGATCTGCCGGACCAGTGTCAGCCCGCGGCCCGCCGCCTACGACAGCGTGCCGAAACACCAGGAGCAATTGGTGCTGGTGGCCAACCCTGCACACGCCCTGGCCGGCAGCGAGACCTTGAACCTTGCGCAGTTGGCCAGTTCACGCTGGGTGGTATTCCCAGTCAACATGCCCATGCGCTTGACGTTGGAGCGCGAATTCCGCGAAGCGGGCCTGAGCTTTCCGCAATACCCGATTGAAACGTCCTCGACCTTCACCACGTTGTCGATGCTGCTGCAGGACCCGGGCTTGCTCGCTGTGATGCCGTGGGATGTGGCCAAGGTCGCACTGGACCATGGCATGCTGGTGCGCCTGCCGCTGCAGCTGAAGTCGCGCAGCGAGCCGTACGAAGTGGTCACGCGCAAGGGCGTGGAGTTGAGCCGGCCTGCGCAGATGCTGGTGAGCATTCTGATGGCATGA
- a CDS encoding ABC transporter substrate-binding protein, translating into MSVLPTFWAGVLAASLAMTSVPAAFAKTPADQLIVGMSMINLLSLDPAGATGLDVSEVNANLYDMLLVQDAQQPDQLVPALAQSWQVSDDRKTLTFKLREGVKFQSGNAFSAEDVAWSLQRILKLNLALASTWKAYGFTAGNVAQYMRASDEHTFVLELPRPTDPLLVLNTLATSPSAFILDRKVVQQHQKGDDMGAAWLTTHAAGSGPFILNDWRANDVILMSRFDGYWGGPAKLKRIVMRNMTESQSLRLMVERGDLDLAKGMSAPDIEALEKSDKVRTETVQRGTLYYVALSVKQKPYDDARVRKAVRSLIDYQGINQTVMPHYGQLNQRPLPLGLPARLDDPGYSLNVAEAKKLLAEAGYPNGFKTTIRVLTEPPFINIASSLQATLAQAGIQATIVTGTGNQIYGAMRERSFDILVGRGGGGAERHPHSSLRTLVYNPDNRDEAKLSNFQGWRTSFYSPELNTLIEQAEVEPDKARQLAQYQQIQTSLDAQVGAILPVSQMTDTVVLYHDVQNYQAHSAATTRYKDVYKSR; encoded by the coding sequence ATGAGCGTTCTCCCCACATTCTGGGCAGGGGTCCTTGCTGCATCGCTGGCAATGACCTCGGTACCTGCTGCTTTCGCCAAGACGCCGGCCGACCAGTTGATCGTCGGCATGAGCATGATCAACCTGTTGTCCCTCGACCCAGCCGGTGCCACCGGGCTGGACGTTTCCGAGGTCAACGCCAACCTGTACGACATGCTGCTGGTGCAGGATGCGCAGCAACCGGACCAGCTGGTGCCGGCGCTGGCGCAAAGCTGGCAGGTCAGCGATGACCGCAAGACCCTCACCTTCAAGTTGCGCGAAGGCGTGAAGTTCCAGTCCGGCAACGCGTTCAGTGCCGAGGACGTCGCCTGGTCGCTGCAGCGCATCCTCAAGCTCAACTTGGCCCTGGCCTCGACATGGAAGGCCTACGGCTTCACGGCGGGCAACGTCGCCCAGTACATGCGCGCCAGCGATGAACACACCTTTGTCCTCGAGCTGCCGCGGCCGACCGACCCGCTGTTGGTGCTGAATACCCTGGCGACCTCGCCCAGCGCGTTCATCCTCGACCGCAAGGTCGTCCAGCAACACCAGAAGGGCGACGACATGGGCGCCGCCTGGCTGACCACCCATGCCGCTGGCAGCGGCCCGTTCATTCTTAATGACTGGCGTGCCAACGACGTGATCCTGATGAGCCGTTTCGACGGCTATTGGGGTGGCCCGGCCAAGCTCAAGCGCATCGTCATGCGCAACATGACCGAATCGCAGTCGCTGCGGCTGATGGTGGAGCGCGGCGACCTGGACCTGGCCAAGGGCATGTCCGCCCCGGACATCGAAGCGCTGGAGAAGTCCGACAAGGTGCGCACCGAGACCGTGCAGCGCGGCACGCTCTACTACGTGGCGCTGAGCGTCAAACAAAAACCCTACGACGACGCCCGCGTGCGCAAGGCCGTGCGTTCGCTGATCGACTATCAGGGCATCAACCAGACCGTCATGCCGCATTACGGCCAGCTCAATCAGCGCCCGCTGCCGCTGGGCCTGCCGGCACGCCTGGACGATCCCGGCTATAGCCTGAACGTGGCCGAAGCAAAAAAACTGCTGGCAGAAGCCGGTTACCCCAATGGTTTCAAGACCACCATCCGCGTGCTCACCGAACCCCCGTTCATCAACATTGCCTCCAGCCTGCAGGCCACCCTGGCCCAGGCCGGCATCCAGGCCACCATCGTCACCGGCACCGGCAACCAGATCTACGGCGCCATGCGCGAACGCAGTTTCGACATCCTGGTAGGCCGCGGCGGCGGCGGTGCCGAGCGGCACCCGCATTCCAGCTTGCGCACCCTGGTGTACAACCCGGACAACCGTGATGAAGCCAAGCTGAGCAACTTCCAGGGCTGGCGCACGTCGTTCTACAGCCCTGAGTTGAACACCCTCATCGAACAGGCCGAAGTCGAACCGGACAAGGCGCGCCAGTTGGCCCAGTACCAGCAGATCCAGACGTCCCTGGACGCCCAAGTGGGCGCGATTCTGCCGGTGTCGCAGATGACCGACACCGTGGTGCTGTACCACGACGTGCAGAACTATCAGGCCCACAGCGCGGCCACCACCCGTTACAAAGACGTCTACAAGTCGCGATGA
- a CDS encoding mandelate racemase family protein produces MIITAVNVQVFSYPTRRAVDSAGHAHPGDVTQAKMALLRITTECGNEGYALGAPELIRPYVLDGFVRKVLVGANAFDREKIWHDLAHWQRGSASQLTDRALALVEQALWDWAGRKLNVPVHKLIGGYRDKVPAYGSTMCGDELEGGLSTPEEYGRFAETLVKRGYKAIKLHTWMPPVSFAPSVSMDIKACAAVREAVGPDIALMIDGYHWYSRTDALIIGRALEKLDFAWFEEPMMEDSAESYAWLSSQLDIPVLGPESLGGKHLSRASWVKNDVCDILRAGVAGVGGIAPCLKVAHMAESFGMDCEIHGNGAANLAVVGAIKNCTWYERGLLHPFLDYDEVPAYLKRLVDPMDKDGFVHLSDLPGLGEEIDFDYVETHTLQRF; encoded by the coding sequence ATGATCATCACTGCTGTAAACGTCCAGGTTTTTTCCTACCCCACGCGCCGCGCTGTCGACAGCGCCGGCCATGCCCACCCCGGTGACGTAACCCAGGCCAAGATGGCGCTGCTGCGCATCACCACCGAATGCGGTAACGAAGGCTATGCACTGGGTGCCCCTGAACTGATCCGCCCCTACGTGCTCGATGGTTTCGTGCGCAAAGTGCTGGTCGGCGCAAACGCCTTCGACCGCGAGAAGATCTGGCACGACCTCGCCCACTGGCAGCGCGGCAGTGCCAGCCAGTTGACCGATCGCGCCCTGGCGTTGGTCGAGCAGGCCTTGTGGGACTGGGCCGGGCGCAAGCTCAATGTGCCGGTGCACAAGTTGATTGGTGGCTACCGCGACAAAGTGCCTGCGTATGGCTCTACCATGTGTGGCGATGAGCTTGAAGGTGGCCTGTCGACCCCTGAGGAATACGGGCGCTTTGCCGAAACCCTGGTCAAGCGCGGCTATAAAGCGATCAAGCTGCACACCTGGATGCCGCCTGTGTCGTTCGCGCCCAGCGTGAGCATGGATATCAAGGCCTGCGCCGCGGTGCGCGAGGCAGTCGGCCCGGACATCGCCCTGATGATCGACGGCTACCACTGGTACAGCCGCACCGACGCCCTGATCATCGGCCGTGCCCTGGAAAAGCTCGACTTCGCCTGGTTCGAAGAGCCGATGATGGAAGACTCCGCCGAATCCTATGCCTGGCTGTCCAGCCAGTTGGACATCCCGGTACTGGGCCCGGAAAGCCTGGGTGGCAAGCACCTGAGCCGGGCCAGTTGGGTCAAGAACGATGTGTGTGACATCCTGCGTGCCGGGGTTGCCGGGGTCGGTGGCATCGCCCCATGCCTGAAGGTGGCGCACATGGCCGAGTCATTTGGCATGGATTGCGAGATCCACGGCAACGGCGCAGCCAACCTGGCCGTGGTCGGGGCGATCAAGAACTGCACCTGGTACGAGCGCGGCCTGCTGCACCCGTTCCTCGACTACGACGAAGTACCGGCCTACCTCAAGCGCCTGGTCGACCCGATGGACAAGGACGGCTTCGTGCACCTGTCGGACCTGCCGGGCCTGGGTGAAGAGATCGATTTCGACTACGTCGAGACCCACACACTGCAACGCTTCTGA
- a CDS encoding ABC transporter permease gives MLLSTASVLGTRVSATARRASTVLVTLLGLLALTFFIGRVMPLDPVLAVVGPDADSSTYDQVYQAMGLDKPIWTQFGLYLNDLLHGDFGNALLTGHPVLEDIKRVFPATIELATLAILFGILIGLPLGVVAASNQGKLGDHVARVITLFGYSTPIFWVGMMGLLVFYAWLGWAGGAGRIDLAYDGMVPDVTGLLLIDTALARDWEAFSSALRHIILPGLILGLNSVAYISRMTRSFMLEQLSQEYIITARVKGLSRRQVVWGHAFRNILVQLLTVVALAYGSLLEGAVLIETVFAWPGFGQYLTSSLMLGDMNAVMGCVLVIGLIFVALNLISDALYKVFDPRTR, from the coding sequence ATGTTGCTTTCGACTGCCTCTGTGCTGGGCACGCGCGTGTCTGCCACTGCCCGACGGGCCAGCACGGTCCTGGTGACCTTGCTCGGCCTGTTGGCGCTGACATTCTTCATTGGTCGGGTGATGCCGCTGGACCCGGTGCTGGCCGTGGTCGGGCCGGACGCCGACAGCTCCACCTATGACCAGGTCTACCAGGCGATGGGCCTGGACAAGCCGATCTGGACCCAGTTCGGGCTGTACCTCAACGATTTGCTGCACGGTGATTTCGGCAATGCGCTGCTCACCGGCCACCCGGTGCTGGAGGACATCAAGCGGGTGTTCCCGGCGACCATCGAGCTGGCCACGCTGGCGATCCTGTTCGGCATCCTCATCGGCCTGCCGCTGGGTGTGGTTGCCGCCAGCAACCAGGGCAAGCTGGGCGACCATGTGGCTCGGGTGATCACGTTGTTCGGTTACTCCACGCCGATTTTCTGGGTGGGCATGATGGGCCTGCTGGTGTTCTACGCCTGGCTCGGCTGGGCGGGCGGGGCAGGGCGTATCGACCTCGCCTACGACGGCATGGTCCCGGACGTGACCGGCCTGCTGCTGATCGACACCGCCCTGGCGCGTGACTGGGAGGCGTTCAGCAGTGCCTTGCGCCACATCATCTTGCCGGGGCTGATCCTGGGCTTGAACTCGGTGGCCTATATCAGCCGCATGACGCGAAGCTTCATGCTCGAGCAGTTGTCGCAGGAATACATCATCACGGCGCGGGTCAAGGGCCTGTCGCGTCGCCAGGTGGTGTGGGGCCATGCGTTTCGCAACATCCTCGTGCAACTGCTGACCGTGGTGGCGCTGGCCTACGGCTCGCTGCTCGAAGGCGCGGTGCTGATCGAGACGGTGTTCGCCTGGCCGGGCTTTGGCCAATACCTCACCAGCAGCCTGATGCTCGGTGACATGAACGCGGTGATGGGCTGCGTGCTGGTGATCGGCCTGATCTTCGTCGCCCTCAACCTGATCAGCGATGCCCTGTACAAGGTGTTCGACCCAAGGACCCGCTAA
- a CDS encoding NAD-dependent epimerase/dehydratase family protein, with the protein MTTPSSPTQGKPFNRLLLTGAAGGLGQILREALQAHANVVRASDISAMAPAAGAHEEVISCNLADKAGVLALAQGVDAIVHLGGISTERAFEEILDANIRGTFHIYEAARKHGIPRVVFASSNHVTGFYPQDEQVDAQSVRRPDCYYGLSKSYGEDLATFYFHRYGIETVSLRIGSSFPEPRNMRMLSTWLSYADLSHLVERALLAENVGHTVVYGVSANRELWWDNRYAAHLGFNPQDSSERFREKLEQQPKPATDDASAHLQGGAFTVAGPFGD; encoded by the coding sequence ATGACCACACCCTCCTCGCCCACCCAGGGCAAACCGTTCAACCGCCTGCTGCTGACCGGCGCCGCCGGCGGGCTCGGGCAGATCCTGCGCGAAGCCCTGCAGGCGCACGCCAACGTCGTACGGGCTTCCGATATCAGTGCGATGGCGCCCGCAGCGGGCGCCCATGAAGAAGTGATCAGTTGCAACCTTGCGGACAAGGCCGGTGTACTGGCGCTTGCCCAAGGCGTGGATGCCATCGTCCACTTGGGTGGGATTTCCACGGAGCGTGCGTTCGAAGAGATTCTCGACGCCAATATCCGCGGCACTTTTCATATCTATGAAGCGGCACGTAAGCACGGGATCCCACGGGTGGTGTTCGCCAGCTCCAACCACGTCACCGGGTTTTATCCGCAAGACGAGCAGGTGGATGCGCAGTCTGTGCGTCGCCCAGACTGCTATTACGGGTTGTCGAAATCGTATGGCGAAGACCTCGCCACCTTCTATTTCCACCGTTACGGCATCGAGACCGTGAGCCTGCGCATCGGCTCGTCATTCCCAGAACCGCGCAACATGCGCATGCTCTCGACCTGGCTGAGCTATGCAGACCTTTCGCACCTGGTAGAACGGGCCTTGCTCGCTGAAAACGTTGGCCACACCGTGGTGTATGGCGTGTCGGCCAACCGCGAGCTGTGGTGGGACAACCGCTACGCGGCGCACCTGGGCTTCAATCCGCAGGACAGCTCGGAGCGCTTTCGCGAAAAACTCGAGCAACAGCCAAAACCTGCCACTGACGATGCCAGCGCGCACCTGCAAGGTGGCGCCTTCACCGTCGCCGGCCCATTCGGCGACTGA
- a CDS encoding oligogalacturonate-specific porin KdgM family protein, producing MNTTLRNLIAVSTLGLSFYACADSASINYRHGYTEDDSIHSDRIKLNYRMDTGLGFAAEIKYKTAGDREDVAYDNMVNNGHEFTVDYNYKLSPKSTLTPAFQMDSSKDATTYKFGLKYNYKISDTWYVATRVRHDARNLDRDQIDHSKADRAKDNQNTTRLEGWLGYTPKGPWAFEYQYIYFDTDYIRYDNKKSDYEQNLIVKYKLNKQWAPFMEVGDIKVNAYTDDRQARWRLGIQYNFM from the coding sequence ATGAACACCACACTCCGCAATCTCATTGCTGTCAGTACACTCGGCCTGTCGTTTTATGCCTGCGCAGACTCGGCCAGCATCAACTACCGCCACGGCTACACCGAAGACGACAGCATCCATTCCGACCGGATCAAGCTGAACTACCGGATGGACACTGGCCTGGGCTTCGCCGCCGAGATCAAGTACAAGACCGCCGGCGACCGCGAGGACGTGGCGTACGACAACATGGTCAACAACGGCCATGAGTTCACCGTGGACTACAACTACAAGCTGAGTCCCAAGTCGACCCTCACCCCCGCGTTCCAGATGGACAGCTCCAAGGACGCCACCACCTACAAGTTCGGCTTGAAGTACAACTACAAGATCAGCGACACCTGGTACGTCGCCACCCGTGTGCGGCACGACGCGCGCAACCTCGACCGCGACCAGATCGACCACTCCAAGGCAGACCGCGCCAAGGACAACCAGAACACCACTCGGCTCGAAGGCTGGCTCGGCTACACCCCGAAAGGGCCGTGGGCCTTCGAGTACCAGTACATTTATTTCGACACCGACTACATCCGCTACGACAACAAGAAGAGCGACTACGAGCAAAACCTGATCGTCAAGTACAAGCTCAACAAGCAATGGGCGCCGTTCATGGAAGTGGGTGACATCAAGGTCAACGCCTACACCGACGACCGCCAGGCCCGCTGGCGCCTGGGCATCCAGTACAACTTCATGTAA